DNA from Ancylothrix sp. D3o:
GCAACTTTCACACCATAAGAGTGCAACTCATCCAACAATTCACCGGCCCCAGGTAACAAATCTGCCGGCGAAATATCCTTAATAAACTCGACATAATAAGCATTCTTGCGATCCATCATCGCTTGAAACTGCTCATCACTCACCTTGCGGTCGCCCAAAATATACCGCAACGAATCGCCCCGCGACACACCGCGTAACTGCTCATTTGTTGCTTCATCAAAAGGAATACCCTCTTCATCCGCCAACTGCTTCCAAGCTAAATAATGATATTTAGCCGTATCCGTAATCACCCCATCCAAGTCAAAAATCACACCTTGGATGAAATTTTTAGTCCGGGGATGAACGAGAAAATGCGACTGTGTGCGTTGGTGTGCTTTCAAATCAAACTCGTAACACCGGCCTTGCCAATTCAGCTTAAACTGTAACCGCGTCCAATGCGGCGGTAAATTCGGATTAGCCACCGGCCCTGCATCGGTTAAAACAACACCGGCAAACCCAAACACCACCGCCTGCCAAACACCCCCAGCACTCGCCGAGTGGATGCCTTCACCGGCATTGCGTCGCACATCTTCCACATCCACCAACGCCGCCCGCATAAAATGCTCATAAGCAGAAGCCGGTTCTAAACTACAAGCCAAAATGGCATGAATGGCAGGAGAAAGCGACGAGCCAAATGTATGATCAGTACGAGGATTATAGTAATCCCAATTTGCCTCAACAACACTGCGCTCAAACCGCTCACGCAGCAAATACATCAACATCAAAACATCGGCTTGTTTAAGCGTTTGCGTTGCCGCAGCACCTTCTATGCCTAAAAGTGCTTGCACCGACTTAGTGCGCGGTTCCATTGCAGCCAAGTCGATATCTTCAAGCTTAAAGAAACCTTCGTGCTGCTCAATCAGGCCGGTTTGGGGGTTATATGAAACCCACATCCGGTCAATAATATCTTGCCAACGAGCGAGCCGGTGGGAATTAAGATCAAGCCGATCATTTAACTCAGCCGCTTTTTCGGGATCGTGTTGTTTTAACCAGTCAAGCACAGAAAGCGCTTTTTCTAAATGCCACTGCACCATCCGGTTAGTAAAAGCATTGTTGTCTACGCGGTCGTGGTATTCATCCGGGCCGATGACGTCGGTTATTTGATAGCGTACACCATCACTGCTGTGGCGTTCTTCAACTCGGCTACCCCAAAAAACGGCAGTATCGAGGAGAATTTCTGCACCATAATTGCACATCCATTGATTATCGCCGGTAATTTGCCAATAATGCCAAAGTGCATAAGCCACATCAGAGGTAATGTGTAATTCAATATCACCACACCAAATGCGGATTAATTCTTTACCCGCCGGCCCCGGCACCCAACGAGGCGTAACTTCATCGCCTGTATCCGCGCTTTCCCAGGCAAACATGGCTCCTTCAAAACCGCTTTCTTGAGCTTTGCGACGCGCACCGGCCAGGGTGTGATAACGGTAGGTTAATAAATTGCGAGCGATCTGCGGTTGGGTATAAGTTAAAAACGGCACAACAAAGATTTCTGTATCCCAGAAATTATGCCCTTTATATGCAAAACCCGATAAAGTTTTGGCGGGAATGCCTACACGGTCATCGTGACGGGGTGCGGCTGCCAAGAGTTGAAATAACCCATGACGGACGGCTTGCTGGGCTTTGAGGTCGCCTTCAATCACGATATCGCTGTTTTCCCAGAGGTGCTGCAAGGCTACTTCGTGGGTGTGCTGTACGGTATGCCAGTCAGGCAGACTTGCGAGTTTTTCTTTGGCAGCTTGGAGGGGATCAGGAGTTTCTCGCGTGGTATATAGAGTTACAAATTTTTCAACTGTGATTTTTTGGCCTGGACGGGCGATAACAGCGGCCATTAAAGTTGGATAACCAGGGGTGCCGGTGGTTTGAGTCGGCAAAATTTCGCCTTCATAAATTACATTTAACTTAACAGCCATTGCCAAGTCAATATGAGAAGAACGGGTGCGACTTTTTAACCAAGTTGTGTTTTCTGCTTCGCCTTGTTCAAGAAACTCCCAATGACGCATTCCTTGGTTATCGGAATAGCCATTAATACCGGCTTGAATATCAAGCGAACCCTCAAAATCAACGGGTGTTATTTGACAACGCAACGCCAGCAGATGATCATCTGCCATACTCGCAAAACGTTCAAAGTAAAAATCGAGAGTATGACCTTTGGGACTGCGCCAGCGCACATCACGGCTGAGGACACCCCGCCGCATATCTAAACAGCGCCGGTAGCTGAGAATTTCGCCAGTATTTAGGGAAAAATATTCGCCTTTGATGCGGATAACTAAAGGCAGCCAATCGGGGCAATTAACTAACTCTGTATGGCAGATAGGAATGGCATCATAAACGCCATTGATCAGGGTAGCCGGCATTGCCCCTGGATACCCTTCTTCAAAACTGCCGCGTGTTCCTAAATACCCGTTGCCAATAGTAAAGACTGTTTCTTTGCTGTGGAGTTGGCGGGGGCAGAATTCAGTTTCAACAATTGACCAGCCGGATGATTGCATGATGTGTGTCACTGTACGATTTATAAAAAATAGGGGTTGGATGTAGTTTCGCCTGATAACTGTTAGCGGCCCTTGGGGCGAAGAACAGGAAAATTTAAAATCTTTTTTAGCATCTTCCTTTAGGTATATTTTATCTTAATCTCTTTAAAAAAAGCTGGAAAAATACAACTTTTGCAATAAAGTAAAGCTTTTGTAAAGAGGGGCTAAAAAGATCACACTTGTGTTATGCTCAAACTAAATTAATCGTTTCAGCATTAGGCTTTTTTACTTGTTTTTCCACACAGAGTTAGGCACAGAGAAGGTCAAATTTAACCTCCTCTGTTTCTCTGTATGTTTCGCTCTCTGCCCTAACCTTGAAAAAAAATTAAGCCTCAATCACAACTCGCAAATTACCTCTTTTTTTGGCAACACGGCAAGCGGTAGTATTGCCAGATCGCTCAAATTCTAAGTCAAGAATTGTGTTGCCGATTTTTAGATTTGAGAGGGATATTTTGTTGATTCTTTCGGGTAAGGTGGGGTCGATAATATGTAGGCAATTGTTGGGTGCGTCGGGAACTAAGTTCACCATCATTTGCAACAATTGAAAGATGCTGCCGGTTGCCCAAGCCTGCGGGGAGCAAGCAACAGGGTAACGAACCGGCCTGTTATTATCTTGACGTTCGTAGCCGCAAAAAAGTTCAGGAGGACGTTTATAAGCTTGAACGCGGGTCATGTCTAATAAGCCTTCTCCTATTTCGATAGCTTGTTCTACTAAACCTAGCGAACGCAGCCCAATTGCGATTAAGGAATTATCGTGAGGCCATACTGAGCCTATGTGATATCCCATTGGATTATAGGCGGGAGATTTGCTGCTGAGGGTGCGGATTCCCCACCCGTTGAACATATCGGGGGCGCGGAGTCGTTCAGCTACGCTGTGTGCTTTTTCAAGTTCAAATATTCCTAGTTGTAAGCAGTGTCCGGGGTTGGAGGTGATGCTGTCTACCGGCTTGCCTTCTCCGTCTAAGGCGAGGGCGCAAAAATCCAAATCTTCTACCCAAAAGTCGCGGTTAAACCGCTGTTTTAAATTGCGGGCGTCTTCTTGCCAGCGATCTGCTAAGTCGAGGCGTTTTTTGAGGCGGGCAATTTCGGCTAGGCGAATTTTTGCTGCATAAACGTAGCCCTGTACTTCGGAGAGAGCGATGGGGCCGGTGGCTCTTTTTCCTTGGCGATCTACGATGCAGTCTCCTGAGTCTTTCCAACCTTGGTTATCTAAGCCTCTTTTTGATTGCCGGTCATAGGAGAGATAGCCGGTTTGTTGACAGTTTCGGTCTATCCATTCCATTGCCGCTAAGGCGTTTGGCCACAATTCTTCGAGCAGTTCTTTGTCGTTTGTCCAGGCAAAATATTCGGCATATAGCATTAGCCAAAGCGGTGTAGCATCGACTGTTCCGTAATAGGGAGTGTGGGGGATTTCTTCGCAGCGGGCCATTTCGCCGTAGCGAATTTCATGTAAGATTTTGCCTGGTTGTTCGTCGCGCCATTCGTCGTCTTTTTTGCCTTGATATTCCGCGAGTATTTGGAGGGTATCGCGGGCTAATTTGGGGTTTAGCATTAAAGTTTGGGAAGCGGCGATGATCGAGTCTCGTCCGAATAAAGTTGAGAACCAAGGTACGCCGGCTGATAAGGCTGTGTTTTTGCCGAAAGTTTGCCGCAAAATATATAAGTCTTCTTCGGCGCGTTCGATGATTTCGTTAAAGGTGTTTTTGTCGGAACGGATGTGGGTGCTTTCGTGTGTCCAGAGTTGTTCTTCTTGGCTTTCTGCTGCTTTGGCTTGGGTGAGGGTGACGGGGGGGTTGATGACTGATGCGGGCCGGTTATTGATGAACATTTGCAGCCGGTAGCCGATGATTTCGGTTTGATGCGGCTGTAGATTCATGTTCCAAATGGCGGTATATCCTTTTAGGTAGTCGGGGCGCCGGTGATCAAAGCGAATCCGCGATTCCATGAGTTTATTATCAAGTCCGAGGTAGGCTAAGATTAGTTCTTCGTCTTGGCTGAGGGGTGTTATATAGTTGGCAAATTCTTTTTCAATTTCGTTGTTGCCGGCGCCTACGGTGAGCAGTTCTTCTACGGGTTTTTTGTCTCCAATAATTGCCAAATTTCGCAAAAGTTGTCCGCGTTTTGGCCGGCCATATCCGCGCACTTCAAATAAGTCTACGAAATCGGCGTTTAAGCTTAGGCTAATTTGAAAACTGACGGCTTCTGTGCTGTAGTTGGTGATTTCAATTTCGGAAAATAATGCGCCATTTAGCATTAGTTCCCGTTTGATTCCTAGGGTGTCGGGGGAAAGGTGGTTTTCTATGCGGGGGTTTGTGCAAAGTACGGTGAGCCCGAAGCCTTTGTCTGCTGTGCTGCTGAGGAGGACGGGTGTGCGTTTTTCGATTTGTAGTTCTAGCCGGCTGAGAAATCTTGTGTCGCGGCAAAATAATCCCATGCTGCTGTTGCAGTCGTCTTGTAGGCTACCGGCGATGTTTCCTAGGCTGTCTGTAACTAAGAATATGTCGTTGTCTTTTAGGGTTAGGGTTGGTTGGGGTTGTTCGTTGACGACTGCCGGCCATTCGGGGATGGGGTTTTGTTCGGCGTTGATGTAGGTTTTTCCTTCGATTTGGATGGTTTCTTGTGTCATTTTGATGATTTTTTTGGTGGGTGTTTTGGATTTTTTAACCGCAGATGTCAAGCAGGCAAGATGCCTGCCCCACAGATTAACGCGGATGGGTTTTCTGCTTTTGGCGTAGGGTTTGTGGTGGTTTTGGTGGGGTTTTAATAGAGTCCGGGTAGGAGTTTTTTAACTCGTTTTTGATAGTCAGGATAGTCGCTGTGTTTTTGGCTGAGGAGGTTTTCTTCTCGCTTGGCTTTGATGTCAAAAAAGATAAATAATATCAGGCTACCAAGCAGGTGAGTTAGGCTTTGATGATAGATGGTAAAAGCTAGTCCTAGGAAGATTATGCCGCTATAAAGGGGGTGACGGACTATGCTGTAGATGCCGGTTTGTACAAGTTGGTTTGTCTCCTTTGGTTGGGGTAAGGGGGTGAGGTTGTTGCCTAAGTCAAGTAGGGCTTTGATTATTAAAATGCCCCCTGCTATTGCTAAACTAACGGCTATTATCCATATTCCCCAATGTAAGCCGGCTGTGTTGATTTTTAAACCGGCTGGTTTGTACACCGGCAAACAAAAAAATCCTACAAGTAATAGCCCTTGTAGTAATACTAAATATTCTCCTTTTTGGCCGGTGCGCCACCCCTCACGGGTGAAACCCCATTCTCTTAATATGTCTTTTGTCATTTGTCAAATTTCCTTTGTTATTTGTTGAGGTTTGCATACAAGCGCCCCGCCTGCGCTAAAGAGTGGCACCGGCCATAAAGTTGTCATTGGTCGTTTGTTGAGCGGGGCTTACAGCCGCTCTGCCTGCGCCAAAAAGTGGCACCGCCCCTACGTTTGACTAATGACCAACGACAACTTTTTTACTTCAACCAAGGGCGTGATATTTGCTCTAATTGAGCGATTTCATCGGAGGTTAATTGCCACCCTAATGCACCGGCATTTTCTATGGCTTGCTTGGCTGTTTTGGCTCCGGGGATGGGGATTACTCCTTCTTGAGCCTTTAACCAATTTAAAGCAACTTGCGCCGGTGTGCGTTGATATTTTTCGGCAAATTTTCTTAATAATTCCAACACTCCCTCAATTTTTTGCAATCCTTCTTTACTAAACTTTGCATCCCATTGGCGGGGGCCGGTTGGTGTTATTTGTGCGGTGTATTTGCCGGTGAGTAAGCCTTGGGCAAGCGGGCTGTAGGCTAATATTGTTACGCCTAGTTGTCTTGCTGTGCTTAGAATTCCTTGGCTTTCTATTTGCCGGTTTAGTAATGAGTATCGTACTTGATTAACGGCTAGGGGGATGCCTCGTTTGGCTAAAATTTGATGGGCTTGCTGCATTTGTTCGGCTGAGTAATTGCTAACACCAACCGACTCAATTCTGCCTTTTTCTACTTCGTTGGCTAAGGCGTTCATCAAGGTTTCTTGACTCATTAAAAATGTAAATGGCCAATGAACTTGATACAAGGTGACGCGGGGCAGTTGCAATCGTTTTAAACTGTCGGTTAAGGCGTCGGAAACTGACTCGGCTGTGAAACGCCAAGGTAAGGGGCCGTATTTTGTGGCGATTTGGACATTGGCGCCGGTTTCTTTGATAAATTTACCGAGTAAGATTTCCGACTCGCCTGGGCCATAGACTTCTGCCGTGTCGAAAAATGTGATACCGGCTTCGACGGCGGCTTTAAAGGCTTCTTTGACTTGTTCTTCGCCGTAGTCTTTGCCATAGTTCCAGAAGAGTTTGTCTCCCCATGACCAGGCGCCGATGCCTAGTTTTGTGACGGTGGGGCCAGTTTTTTCGCCGGCGTTGGCGGGGCGATAGCCGAGGGTTGTGGTTTCCATATTGCCAAAATTGTCTACTCTTCCTTTAGTTTTAGCGTGGTCTTCTCTATTAAGTGTTAAACCGGCACTGTTTTCTGCCCAAGTGTCCTCACGAGTCGCCTTGTTCTCTTCGCATTTGGGCAAATTCTCCGAAAATTGAGGACAAATGTTTAAGTTAAAATTTTATTTGTCTCCAGAGAAAAATCAGTCTTAACAAGAGTTTAAGCAATTTAACTTCTGTTTGACTTTGGCAAAATAGCTATTTATTAAAAATTCCCAAAAGGCAGAAAGTAGGATGTTATCGGCAAATTTCCGATTTTGTGCTAGTTTAAAAATTAGATTTCAATAATGAGGGATGGCACCGGCCATACACAAACATGGTTGGCTTAAATAGTGCTGTAGGTAACACTAAGACGCCATTCTTCAAATAAAACCGGATAAAAGCCGTTTCAGGGTGTTATTAATTCCATCAAAACGTTATTGCATCCCCACTAATATTATTTTCCCATGATGACTCGCAATTCTCCTATGCCGACTTTGTTAGAAACTCTTGCCAGCTTTATGCCATTCCGTGTTTTAAGCTGCTTCGCGGCAGATCCTATCCCTCTCAAAAGTCCAAAAATATCTTCTTTGAATGCGGCGGTTTTATTTGCTGATATTTCTGGTTTTACGTCTCTGACAGAACGTCTTGCTCAAAAAGGTTCTGCCGGTGTTGAGGAACTCACCAAACATCTTAATGCTTACTTTGGCCAATTAATAGAGCTAATCACAGCACATGAGGGGGATATTGTCAAGTTTGCCGGCGATGCTATGTTGGCTATTTGGCCGGCAGAAACTCTTTCTTTAGAACAAGCAACTTTTCGAGCGGCTCAATGTGCTTTGGCAATTTTAAATGATTTGGGGGAATATAAAAGCGCCGATGCTCAATTACAATTACATATCGGTATTGGTGCTGGCGAACTGAAGGAATTTTACACCGGCGGTAGTGCTGATAAATGGGAGTATTTTGTGGCCGGTGAACCTATTGCTCAAGTTGCAAGTGCTGAAATAGCAGCAGGTACGGGTGAGGCTTGTATTTCTCTACCGGCTTGGAAATTAATTAAACATCAATTTAATGGCAGTTTGTTAGAAAGTAATGTTGTGCGTTTAGAAGGTTTTAATTATCAGGCATCGGTGGTGGATCGCAGTATTTTAGATTTGCCTAAATCACCTGAAATTTCCTTGAATAAAGCGATGGAAACTCGGCTGAAACGATATATCAATATGGGGGTTTTGCAACGGTTGGAGGCCGGTCAAACCCAGTGGTTAGGAGAATTGCGGCGCGTGTCGGTGATGTTTTTAAATTTGCCTGGTATTGATTATAATGCTCCCAATTCTTTGGATTTTATTACAGAGATTTTGACGGTTATTCAAAATGTTTTAACGGTTTATGAAGGCACTTTAAATAAGTTTTTGGTAGATGATAAAGGCAGTACATTGGTGATAGGTTTGGGGTTGCCGCCTTTTTCTCACGGAGATGATGCGGTGCGCTGTGTGACAGCGGGAATGGCGATTTTAGAGAAGTTGAGAAAGTTAGGATTAAAACCGAAAATTGGCATCACCACCGGCATTTGTTATAGTGGTGTAATTGGTTGTGATAAACGGCGGGAATATACGATTATTGGGGCGGTGGTGAATTTGTCGGCGCGGTTGATGCAGGCGGCAAATGATGGGATTTTGTGTGATGAGAGGACTTTTGAAAGAGCTAAAGAAAAGATAAATTTTGAAACATTAACTCCGATTAAAGTTAAAGGTAGAGATGAGGCGGTAGCGGTGTTTGTTCCGACTAGCTTTGTGGTGCAAGATCGCCCTTGGTGGATGAGTTTAGAAACTCAAAAAAATATTGTGGGGCGGGAAAAAGAAAGGGCTTTGTTGGCTGAAAAATTACAGCAATTAAAAGCCGGTGCTTCTGGGGTGATGTTGATTTCTGGGGAGGCGGGAATTGGCAAGTCTTGTTTGATAGAAAATTTGCTTTTGCAAGCACAAGATTTAGGGTTGGGTACGCTTACTGGTGCGGGGGATGCGATTGATCAATCTAAGCCTTATCATGCTTGGAATGGGGTGTTTAATCAATTGCTGGATTTAACTTTTTTGGCAACTCCAGAGGCGAAAAAACAGCAGGTTTTAGAGTTATTAGAAGATGAGGCGGAGTTGTTAGAAAAAGCGGCGCTTTTAAATGGAGTTTTGCAATTAGATTTGCCAGATACGGAAGTGACGGCTGGGTTGGTGGGGCAGCAACGGGCGGAGGCGACGCGGGATTTGTTGGTACAATTGTTGCAGGATTCAGTGAATCGTTCTCCTAAGTTGCTGGTTATAGAGGATGCTCATTGGTTGGATTCGTCAAGCTGGGCACTGGTTTTGGCGGTATCTAAGAACGTCAAGCGCTTGCTGCTGGTGATTGGAACGCGACCGATGGGTGAGCCGGTGCCGGTGGAATACGAGGAATTGCTGAGGGTGGAAGGTGTAGAACAGTTGCATTTAGAAGCAATGCACGCTACAGATACGCGAGAGATGTTGTGTCAGCGTTTGGGGGTGAAAAGTTTGCCGGATGAGGTGGTGGAGTTAATTGAGAAAAAGGCGGAGGGAAATCCGTTTTTTAGTGAGGAATTGTTGTATGGTTTGCGCGAGGCGGGGGTGATTGAAATTCATCATGGGGAATGTCGAATTGCTCCGGGGGTGGGGAATTTGGATGAGTTACGTTTTCCTGAGACGGTGCAGGGGGTAATTGCTGAGCGGATTGACCGGCTTTCTCCTAATGAGCAGCTTACTTTAAAAGTGGCGAGTGTGATAGGCCGGTCTTTTGGGTTTCGGATGTTGCGAGAAATTCATCCAATTGAGGATGATAAGTTACAATTGCCTACTTATTTAACGAAGTTAGAAAAATTTGATTTGACTCCGATGGAAACGCCGGAGCCAGAGTTGGCTTATACGTTTAAGCATATTATTACGCAGGAAGTTGCTTATGGGATGATGTTGTATTCGCAGCGCCGGCAAGTGCATGAAACTTTGGCGTTGTGGTATGAAAGAAGCTATGAGGATTTGTCGGGTTTTTATTCGGTTTTGGCGCATCATTGGAGTCAGGCGAGGGTTGCAGAAAAGGCTATTTTTTATTTAGAAAAGGCGGGAGAGCAGGCGGTGCGGGCGCACGCTTTGCGGGAGGCGTTGCAGTTATTTACGGAGGCGTTGGATTGGTTGGAAACTTTGCCGGATACGCTGGAGAGAAAAGAGCAGGAATTGCGTTTGCAAATTGCTTTGGGTAGCCCGTTAATGGCGATTAGAGGTTATGGTGCAGTCGAAGTTAAAGCAACCTACGATAGAGCCAGAGAACTTTGTCAACAAGTTGGACAAGAATCTCAACTATTTTCTATTTTAAATGCCTTGGCTGTGTCTTATTGTACTCAATCGGATTTTCCCGCTTCTCTGGAATTGTGTAAGCAACTTGAAGCTTTAGCTCAAAGTACGCAAGAGCAGCGATTGTTCCCATTATTTTCTAATTCATACACTTTTAATTTCTTCCATTTGGGGGAATTTAATCAAGCCCGATATTACGCAGAGTTGGGAATAGCGACTTATCAGCCAGAAAACCATGAGTTTTATATGGCTAAATATGCACAAGATCCGGCAATAGGGTGTTTCTTGTTTGACTGTATGGCTAACTGGTTTTTAGGGTATCCAGAGGTTGCTACTCAGCAGAGTAAAGAAATTATTACCCTAGCTCAAAAATTATCTCATCCGTTTAGTTTGGCTTATGGTTTTAACTGTAAGGCTTGGCTGGCTTTATACAGTAAACAAGTATCAAAGGCTTTACAAGAAGCGGATGGATTAATGGCTGTGGCTGTTGAAAATGAGTTTCCTTTTTTTATCATGTTATCAAATTTGATTCGGGCTTGGGTTGCCATCCAACTTGACCAGCCAGAAGAAGCGATTAATCAAATTGAAGAAACTTTAAAATTGTGGAAGTCTGTAGGAGCGGTTTTAGCTCGGCACTGTCATTTAACATTCTTGGCAGAAGGTTATGCTAAAGCCGGAAAACCGGCAGCAGCATTAGAAATTTTAGCTGAGTGTGTTGATGAAATAGAACGGACGAAAGAGTGTTTTTTTGAAGCTGAAGTTTATCGTCTTAAGGGGCAATTTTTGTTAGATTTAAACCAAGTAGAAGAGGCGGAACAAAGTTATTTAAAAAGTATTGAGGTGGCACGCCGGCAAGAGGCAAAGTCTTTAGAATTACGAGCTAGTATTTCTTTGTGTAGCTTGTGGCAGCAGCAAGGCAAAACAATCGAAGCTAAAGCATTGCTAAGTGAGATTTATGGTTGGTTTACGCAGGGGTTTGATATGCCAGATTTAATCGCGGCGCAACAATTGCTGAGGGAACTTTCTTAAAAAAATTGGAAGAAAAACCTGGATGTGATTTTTTCTCCTTTAAGATAAAAAAATCTACTCGCTCCCGCCTATCTGCTGTATTTATTAGCAAATTAAACAATAAAGGGTGTTATGAATCAAAAAGGGGAAGTGGTTACTGGGGTGTTTCCTCGCTCAGTTTTATCAACAAATCGAGCGGAATTTGGAGCCACAAATGAGACGCAAGAAGCGAAAAAACAGGCGCTAAAATTGCTTGTGAAAGATGATAAAAAAATTCCAGAAGATTTGCAGGGTCATGTCTTTATTATTGGGCCGGTGGGCTCGGTAAATTCTCCTAATAAGCCTGGTACAGAAATTGTTTTTCCTGCCAGTGATGGCTCAACTGCTCTTTATAATGGCGATGGAATGGTTTATCGCTTAGATTTTAATGATATTCCTGCGGGAGTGAAGTTTTCTTCGGCGTTGATGAAAACTCCCTGTTATTATGCTGATATTGCCACGTTTCGCCAAAAAAAAATAAAGTTTTATAATTTAGGAATTTTACGTTTTTCTGAAAAATTGGGAGCAAGAAATCAGCTTAATACTGCTTTTTTACCAATGAAGTTTTCTGAGGAAGAAGGTTATCGTTTGTTGGCAACGTGGGATATTGGCCGGCCTTACGAAATTGACACCGAAACTCTGGAACTTATAACGCCGGTGGGGAATAGTTCGGAGTGGCGTCCGATGAATCCTTTAATGGCAGATTTGCCTTTTCAACCACCTTTTCCTTTCCCTTTAATTCAAGGTTCAGCGCATCCTTGTTTTGATTTTAATACAAAAGAAATGTTTACGGTTAATACTGGCCGGTCTTTAACCACATTTCTTTCACAATTACGACCAGTAATTTATTGGGTTTTGGATGTTCTAAGTTTAATCAGACCTCACCCTCCTGAAGATATCATTATCCAGCAACCAAGAGAAGCACAAGAAGAAAAACAAGCACCTTCCCAAAACATTTTTGAGAAAATTATCGATTTTTTTAAAAGCTTAATTTTAGCAATTTACAATTTGTTGCAAGCCTTCAACCCGTTTAGTAATTTTACCTACTTGGTGCGCTGGGATGGTAAAGGAAATATTCAAAAATGGAAACTCGTACAAGCAAATGGCTGTCCGGTAAAAATTGAGCAAAGTCTACACCAATTTGCCATAACGGAAGATTATATTATCCTGATAGATACGGCATTTAAAATGCTGATAGAAGAGATATTGCCGGCGGCACCAGGTAAAAAATATAAAAGTGTTGAGAAATGGTTAAGGAATTTAATAGACAGGCAACAATTAGCCGACAATCGGGTTTATATTG
Protein-coding regions in this window:
- a CDS encoding carotenoid oxygenase family protein, producing MNQKGEVVTGVFPRSVLSTNRAEFGATNETQEAKKQALKLLVKDDKKIPEDLQGHVFIIGPVGSVNSPNKPGTEIVFPASDGSTALYNGDGMVYRLDFNDIPAGVKFSSALMKTPCYYADIATFRQKKIKFYNLGILRFSEKLGARNQLNTAFLPMKFSEEEGYRLLATWDIGRPYEIDTETLELITPVGNSSEWRPMNPLMADLPFQPPFPFPLIQGSAHPCFDFNTKEMFTVNTGRSLTTFLSQLRPVIYWVLDVLSLIRPHPPEDIIIQQPREAQEEKQAPSQNIFEKIIDFFKSLILAIYNLLQAFNPFSNFTYLVRWDGKGNIQKWKLVQANGCPVKIEQSLHQFAITEDYIILIDTAFKMLIEEILPAAPGKKYKSVEKWLRNLIDRQQLADNRVYIVRREALKPDKKKVRVQKASIPRGTNHFIAEYKNPNQQITLHMANMGTWDAAEWIRDIDESVFKSGEIDDLEKLYGVIMGPTDISRLGCHILNGETGKLIRSDLTDLYENYNSNKSEENKEEKPYSQYTWGPALFTCVDTPPPQELQDIYWSCLGCWPELLTKHGLKLYKDFKYRDVPEHEVINLTKEGIQSNLLRLHIKPLTIVSGSENRLEIQDIYQFPSNSFGTSPQFVPRAGGSGNSTDGYIVCVVHHGTDEETDNGNEIWIFDAANLKQGPVCQLWHPELKLGFTVHTAWLPKISKRTATYNIPVEDDYKDLVAKQPPEIQELFEKEIYPHFQS
- a CDS encoding adenylate/guanylate cyclase domain-containing protein; the encoded protein is MMTRNSPMPTLLETLASFMPFRVLSCFAADPIPLKSPKISSLNAAVLFADISGFTSLTERLAQKGSAGVEELTKHLNAYFGQLIELITAHEGDIVKFAGDAMLAIWPAETLSLEQATFRAAQCALAILNDLGEYKSADAQLQLHIGIGAGELKEFYTGGSADKWEYFVAGEPIAQVASAEIAAGTGEACISLPAWKLIKHQFNGSLLESNVVRLEGFNYQASVVDRSILDLPKSPEISLNKAMETRLKRYINMGVLQRLEAGQTQWLGELRRVSVMFLNLPGIDYNAPNSLDFITEILTVIQNVLTVYEGTLNKFLVDDKGSTLVIGLGLPPFSHGDDAVRCVTAGMAILEKLRKLGLKPKIGITTGICYSGVIGCDKRREYTIIGAVVNLSARLMQAANDGILCDERTFERAKEKINFETLTPIKVKGRDEAVAVFVPTSFVVQDRPWWMSLETQKNIVGREKERALLAEKLQQLKAGASGVMLISGEAGIGKSCLIENLLLQAQDLGLGTLTGAGDAIDQSKPYHAWNGVFNQLLDLTFLATPEAKKQQVLELLEDEAELLEKAALLNGVLQLDLPDTEVTAGLVGQQRAEATRDLLVQLLQDSVNRSPKLLVIEDAHWLDSSSWALVLAVSKNVKRLLLVIGTRPMGEPVPVEYEELLRVEGVEQLHLEAMHATDTREMLCQRLGVKSLPDEVVELIEKKAEGNPFFSEELLYGLREAGVIEIHHGECRIAPGVGNLDELRFPETVQGVIAERIDRLSPNEQLTLKVASVIGRSFGFRMLREIHPIEDDKLQLPTYLTKLEKFDLTPMETPEPELAYTFKHIITQEVAYGMMLYSQRRQVHETLALWYERSYEDLSGFYSVLAHHWSQARVAEKAIFYLEKAGEQAVRAHALREALQLFTEALDWLETLPDTLERKEQELRLQIALGSPLMAIRGYGAVEVKATYDRARELCQQVGQESQLFSILNALAVSYCTQSDFPASLELCKQLEALAQSTQEQRLFPLFSNSYTFNFFHLGEFNQARYYAELGIATYQPENHEFYMAKYAQDPAIGCFLFDCMANWFLGYPEVATQQSKEIITLAQKLSHPFSLAYGFNCKAWLALYSKQVSKALQEADGLMAVAVENEFPFFIMLSNLIRAWVAIQLDQPEEAINQIEETLKLWKSVGAVLARHCHLTFLAEGYAKAGKPAAALEILAECVDEIERTKECFFEAEVYRLKGQFLLDLNQVEEAEQSYLKSIEVARRQEAKSLELRASISLCSLWQQQGKTIEAKALLSEIYGWFTQGFDMPDLIAAQQLLRELS